The following proteins come from a genomic window of Frankia casuarinae:
- a CDS encoding M56 family metallopeptidase: protein MTTAALLALFAGVLAWPVPRLLAAARWPYRCPRAAIVLWQAVGLAGGVSALLAAIAFTVSPLSGDTPTAIVDHLDNIAAGAPLTGLGLINLIGLAVAAALASRLFGVLGTSSAATLRERHRHRDLVDLAGRRHRRHETCVPPGHASHHSGTAADSGAATDPGTTADGGGATGCCLCEHRDRAGILLRILDHPVAVAYCVPGVRHARVVVSRGLLNTLDATELDAVLAHEAAHVAGRHDLVIQPFVAWERTFPFLDPAREATAAVSLLVEMLADDAAARQTSRRSLARALARLGGARAPVPAGALGIIDSPAAVLPALGSHEPTAVGVRDSGPPGPGNPDAGGPDPGDAAPGQTRPVGGGPRRGTANPVISRITRLLDPPEVPWWMPPCAYFGAIIVLAAPPLILLVG from the coding sequence ATGACGACCGCGGCACTTCTCGCCCTGTTCGCGGGCGTGTTGGCCTGGCCGGTCCCACGCCTGCTGGCCGCCGCGCGCTGGCCCTACCGATGTCCACGGGCGGCGATCGTGCTCTGGCAGGCGGTCGGTCTGGCCGGCGGAGTGTCGGCGCTACTCGCGGCGATCGCGTTCACCGTCTCACCGCTGTCCGGCGACACCCCGACCGCCATCGTCGACCATCTCGACAACATCGCGGCCGGCGCGCCGCTGACGGGCCTGGGCCTGATCAACCTCATCGGCCTCGCTGTGGCGGCGGCCTTGGCCTCCCGGCTGTTCGGGGTGCTCGGCACCTCCAGCGCCGCCACCCTTCGCGAGCGTCACCGACACCGCGACCTGGTCGATCTGGCTGGCCGTCGGCATCGCCGGCATGAGACCTGCGTCCCGCCCGGCCATGCGTCCCATCATTCCGGCACAGCCGCGGACTCTGGTGCGGCCACCGACCCTGGCACAACCGCCGACGGCGGGGGCGCAACCGGCTGCTGCCTGTGCGAACACCGGGACCGGGCCGGCATTCTACTGCGTATCCTCGATCATCCCGTCGCGGTCGCCTACTGCGTGCCGGGGGTGCGGCACGCCCGGGTTGTGGTCTCCCGCGGGCTACTGAACACCCTCGACGCCACCGAACTGGACGCCGTGCTCGCCCACGAGGCGGCCCACGTCGCCGGTCGTCACGACCTCGTCATCCAGCCGTTCGTCGCGTGGGAGCGGACCTTCCCGTTCCTGGACCCGGCCAGGGAGGCGACCGCGGCCGTCTCGCTCCTCGTCGAGATGCTCGCCGACGACGCGGCGGCCCGGCAGACAAGCCGCCGATCGCTCGCGCGGGCCTTGGCCCGGCTGGGCGGGGCAAGGGCACCGGTCCCCGCCGGGGCGCTGGGGATCATCGATTCTCCGGCCGCTGTGCTGCCCGCACTCGGCTCCCACGAGCCTACGGCGGTCGGCGTCCGCGATTCCGGCCCGCCCGGCCCGGGCAACCCAGACGCCGGCGGGCCAGACCCCGGCGATGCGGCGCCCGGCCAGACACGACCGGTCGGCGGCGGCCCCCGGCGCGGCACGGCCAATCCGGTCATCTCGCGGATCACCCGGCTCCTCGACCCGCCGGAAGTGCCATGGTGGATGCCGCCGTGCGCCTACTTCGGGGCGATCATCGTGCTCGCCGCGCCCCCGCTTATTCTCCTAGTCGGCTGA
- a CDS encoding BlaI/MecI/CopY family transcriptional regulator, translating into MARLGDLERSVMDVLWASDDWLTAREVAGRLQHERDLAYTTVLTVLERLERKGFVRRQRSARAHRYAASDSREAVVAEAMMEALGTADDRGSALVRFVGSVSAEEAEILRRALEPVGSGAPGIFVPGAEAPRAEDPQAEDPHTEVRHAEARRGPAIGDPPRDDPEQIVTVATDPDRTAQIPPDHR; encoded by the coding sequence ATGGCGCGCCTGGGTGACCTCGAACGGTCGGTCATGGACGTGTTGTGGGCGAGCGACGACTGGCTGACCGCCCGCGAGGTCGCCGGCCGTCTCCAGCATGAACGCGATCTCGCGTACACCACCGTGCTGACCGTGCTCGAACGGTTGGAACGGAAGGGATTCGTGCGGCGTCAGCGTTCGGCGCGCGCGCATCGCTACGCGGCCAGCGACAGTCGCGAGGCCGTCGTGGCCGAGGCGATGATGGAGGCGCTCGGCACGGCGGACGATCGTGGTTCCGCCCTGGTCCGCTTCGTGGGGTCGGTGTCCGCGGAGGAGGCCGAGATCCTTCGCCGTGCCCTGGAACCCGTCGGTTCCGGGGCACCCGGCATCTTCGTGCCTGGCGCCGAGGCCCCGCGCGCCGAGGATCCGCAGGCCGAGGATCCGCACACGGAGGTCCGGCACGCCGAGGCCCGGCGCGGTCCGGCGATCGGAGACCCGCCCCGCGACGACCCGGAGCAGATCGTCACGGTAGCCACCGACCCGGATCGAACGGCCCAGATTCCGCCCGACCACCGGTAG
- a CDS encoding cytochrome ubiquinol oxidase subunit I, translated as MVLAADAVDLARAQTAFSLAFHICFAVFGVGMPWLLIYTEGRWVRTGDETWLALTKKWSRAFAVLFAVGAVSGTVLSFEFGLLWPAFMSKYGSALGLSFSLEGFAFFTEAIFVGMYLYGWKRLSPRAHWLTLWPIAISGTLSTLFIITVNAWMNVPRGITEVNGKVVAAEPFAPFLSPGTPPQVVHMLLAALMCTGGAVSSIYAVGMLRGRRDAYHQRGLRIGLAVVLVCAPLQLIVGDWAARIAGANQPFKLAAMEGLYHTRSHAPLTLGGFYDDKSGEVRYGLEIPGLLSLMEGFSTDHVITGLDAAPPDERPNGLLVHGSFATMVGFGSALIGLSALTGAAVVRRRRRGEKTLLPTGRPWLFAAAATGPASALSMMAGWEVTEGSRQPWIVGGHMRVHDAVTGADGVAPMFAGSLVLYLGLAGALILILRRMATGGPAVAEIRSGRPAAGVHRTAVHGAGQASPARPGRTTDSDSPSIPKPRPEPAAVEPAAVEPAVEPPVELPVELPVEPPVAGRRRTGGGPEGSRGSAHPGETTGTGSDGTTGFGGRGED; from the coding sequence ATGGTTCTCGCCGCTGATGCCGTCGACCTTGCCCGCGCCCAGACAGCGTTCTCCCTCGCGTTTCACATCTGTTTCGCCGTGTTCGGGGTCGGCATGCCGTGGCTGCTGATCTACACCGAGGGGCGTTGGGTGCGGACCGGTGACGAGACCTGGCTGGCGCTCACGAAGAAGTGGTCGCGGGCATTCGCCGTGCTGTTCGCGGTCGGGGCCGTCTCGGGAACGGTGCTCTCGTTCGAGTTCGGCCTGCTCTGGCCCGCGTTCATGTCGAAGTACGGCAGTGCGCTCGGACTGTCGTTCTCCCTGGAGGGCTTCGCGTTCTTCACCGAGGCGATCTTTGTCGGGATGTACCTGTACGGCTGGAAGCGCTTGTCGCCGCGCGCGCACTGGCTCACGCTATGGCCGATCGCGATCTCCGGCACCCTGTCGACGTTGTTCATCATCACGGTGAACGCCTGGATGAACGTGCCACGGGGGATCACCGAGGTGAACGGCAAGGTCGTCGCCGCCGAGCCGTTCGCGCCCTTTCTGAGCCCGGGGACTCCGCCCCAGGTGGTCCACATGCTGCTGGCCGCGCTGATGTGCACCGGCGGGGCCGTCTCCAGCATTTACGCGGTCGGCATGCTGCGCGGTCGCCGGGACGCCTACCACCAGCGCGGGCTGCGGATCGGCCTGGCGGTGGTGCTGGTCTGTGCGCCGCTTCAGCTGATCGTGGGGGACTGGGCGGCCCGGATCGCCGGGGCCAACCAGCCGTTCAAGCTGGCCGCGATGGAAGGGCTTTACCACACCAGGTCGCACGCGCCGCTGACCCTCGGCGGGTTCTACGACGACAAGAGCGGCGAGGTCCGCTACGGGCTGGAGATCCCCGGTCTGCTCTCGCTGATGGAGGGATTCAGTACAGATCACGTGATCACCGGTCTGGACGCCGCGCCGCCGGACGAGCGCCCGAACGGCCTGCTGGTGCACGGGTCGTTCGCGACGATGGTCGGGTTCGGTTCCGCGCTGATCGGACTGTCCGCTCTGACTGGTGCCGCCGTCGTCCGCCGGCGCCGTCGCGGCGAGAAGACGCTGCTGCCCACCGGACGGCCGTGGCTGTTCGCCGCGGCGGCCACGGGACCGGCGTCCGCGCTGTCGATGATGGCCGGCTGGGAGGTCACCGAGGGTAGTCGTCAACCGTGGATCGTGGGCGGTCACATGCGGGTTCACGACGCGGTGACGGGCGCCGACGGGGTCGCGCCGATGTTCGCCGGCTCCCTGGTCTTGTACCTGGGGCTCGCGGGTGCGCTGATCCTCATCCTGCGCCGGATGGCCACCGGCGGCCCGGCCGTCGCGGAGATCCGGTCCGGGCGGCCCGCCGCGGGCGTCCACCGCACGGCCGTCCACGGCGCGGGGCAGGCGAGCCCGGCCAGGCCCGGACGGACAACCGATTCCGATTCGCCATCCATCCCGAAGCCGCGACCCGAACCGGCGGCGGTTGAACCGGCGGCGGTTGAACCGGCGGTTGAACCGCCGGTCGAACTGCCGGTCGAACTGCCGGTCGAACCGCCGGTGGCCGGCAGGCGGCGCACCGGCGGCGGTCCCGAGGGATCCCGCGGTTCGGCGCACCCGGGTGAGACAACGGGAACGGGATCCGACGGCACCACCGGTTTCGGCGGGCGGGGAGAAGACTGA
- a CDS encoding cytochrome d ubiquinol oxidase subunit II, producing the protein MTSADLLLIIMVVGLTAYALLGGADFGGGVWDLLARGRHAGDQRKLISASLGPVWEANHVWLIFIVVAMFSGFPEAYGVIGSSLEVPLSVALVGIVLRGAAYVYRSYGAGGAGPDHWWGHVFAVSSTIAPFALGVAGAALASGDLSTDDPFAPVRSPFGLVCGAFAVAATAFLAAVYLCRDAASSPATAHLVADFRRRAIGGAVLCGALAAILLPLLWADAPQVAGRFRDRSLPLVALSTLGGIGALVALWREQFGAARIAAGLAVGAMLWGWAVAQYPDLVVGQATVDTAAAPTTNIRAMLFAIAGGLVVLVPSLMMLFRLFSRPEPAE; encoded by the coding sequence ATGACCAGCGCTGACCTCCTTCTGATCATCATGGTGGTAGGGCTCACCGCCTACGCGCTGCTCGGTGGCGCGGACTTTGGTGGCGGGGTGTGGGACCTACTGGCACGCGGACGGCACGCCGGCGACCAGCGGAAACTGATCTCGGCGTCACTCGGCCCGGTGTGGGAGGCCAACCATGTCTGGCTGATCTTCATCGTGGTGGCGATGTTCAGCGGGTTTCCCGAGGCCTACGGGGTGATCGGCTCCTCTCTGGAGGTGCCGCTGTCCGTGGCCCTCGTCGGCATCGTGCTGCGTGGCGCCGCGTACGTGTACCGGTCCTACGGGGCGGGTGGGGCCGGTCCCGACCACTGGTGGGGGCACGTCTTCGCGGTCTCCTCGACGATCGCCCCGTTCGCGCTCGGGGTGGCCGGTGCGGCTCTGGCCAGCGGTGATCTGTCGACCGACGACCCGTTCGCGCCGGTGCGCAGCCCGTTCGGGCTCGTCTGCGGGGCCTTCGCGGTCGCCGCGACGGCCTTCCTCGCCGCCGTCTACCTCTGCCGGGACGCCGCCTCTTCCCCGGCCACCGCGCACCTGGTGGCCGACTTCCGCCGGCGGGCCATCGGCGGCGCCGTGCTCTGCGGTGCACTCGCCGCGATCCTGCTGCCCCTGCTGTGGGCGGACGCCCCGCAGGTCGCCGGCCGGTTCAGGGACCGCTCGCTTCCCCTGGTAGCCCTGTCCACCCTCGGCGGGATCGGCGCCCTCGTCGCGCTCTGGCGCGAGCAGTTCGGTGCCGCCCGCATCGCGGCCGGTCTCGCCGTCGGCGCGATGCTCTGGGGCTGGGCGGTGGCCCAGTACCCGGACCTGGTGGTCGGGCAGGCCACGGTGGACACGGCCGCGGCGCCGACGACGAACATCCGGGCCATGCTGTTCGCCATCGCCGGCGGTCTGGTGGTGCTTGTGCCGTCCCTGATGATGCTGTTCCGGCTGTTCTCCCGGCCGGAACCGGCGGAGTGA
- a CDS encoding CPBP family intramembrane glutamic endopeptidase, giving the protein MTSAPAQAPVIAGESLTRRQLVVEVWLVLGVSFATSALFAVIRYVGVLTRPGPVRSQVARLNTSAAPGRPWLDLALQLADLVTGLVPALLAVYLLTRHGGGPRAIGLDGRHTGRDAGRGAAIAAGVGGLGLGLYLLAWHSGANLTVAPSGLPDVWWRVPVLVLSAAQNGLAEEVIVTGYLLVRLRELGVAANRALAASALLRGSYHLYQGLGGFTGNLAMGLLFGRMFQRTGRVLPLVIAHALIDTVAFVGYVALVGKISWIPAPR; this is encoded by the coding sequence GTGACCTCTGCCCCCGCTCAGGCGCCGGTCATCGCGGGTGAGTCGCTCACCCGCCGGCAGCTCGTCGTCGAGGTCTGGCTCGTGCTCGGGGTCTCCTTCGCCACCTCGGCGCTGTTCGCGGTCATCCGCTACGTCGGGGTGCTGACCCGGCCGGGCCCCGTCCGTTCCCAGGTGGCCCGGCTGAACACCTCGGCGGCGCCGGGACGGCCTTGGCTCGACCTTGCGCTCCAACTCGCCGACCTGGTCACCGGGCTGGTGCCAGCGCTGCTCGCCGTATACCTGCTGACGAGGCACGGAGGCGGACCGCGGGCGATCGGCCTGGACGGTCGGCACACCGGTCGCGACGCCGGCCGGGGAGCGGCGATCGCGGCCGGGGTCGGCGGGCTCGGCCTGGGCCTCTACCTGCTGGCGTGGCACAGCGGGGCGAACCTCACCGTCGCGCCCTCGGGCCTGCCGGACGTGTGGTGGCGTGTACCGGTCCTGGTCCTCAGCGCGGCGCAGAACGGCCTCGCCGAGGAGGTCATCGTCACCGGGTACCTGCTGGTGCGGCTGCGTGAACTTGGTGTCGCGGCCAACCGGGCGCTGGCGGCCAGCGCCCTGCTCCGCGGTTCCTATCACCTCTACCAGGGGCTCGGTGGGTTCACCGGTAACCTCGCGATGGGCCTGCTGTTCGGCCGGATGTTCCAGCGGACCGGCCGGGTGCTGCCGCTCGTCATCGCCCACGCACTCATCGACACCGTCGCGTTCGTCGGATACGTAGCGTTGGTCGGAAAGATCTCCTGGATCCCGGCGCCGCGCTAA
- a CDS encoding CYTH and CHAD domain-containing protein, translating to MVNGIREIERKFSVEPTFVLPKLGEVAGVATARTRKTVSLEAVYYDSDDLRLARNKITIRRRTGGADAGWHLKLPVRVGERDELQLPLDAGVGVGVGAEGPRYSPPAEFVDLVSVHLRGAEPRPVARLRTLRTARRLRDTVGVDLAEVVDDQVSAQTLGETTVLSSWREIEVELVNGGPEVLDEVAGLLTAAGATPAADSSKLARVLGEALAAGPGPDVPSPPRKPRRGTPAGEVVRAYLIEQARALLAADPRVRLDEPEAVHKMRVACRRARSTLRTFAPLFPPERALFLDGELRDLAGALSGARDAEVQAAYFETRLAELPTELVAGPVRKTVTAHLGAGTANGRAEALAMLRSDRYFALVSNLLTLLRGPLTPAAARPAGKALPDLLLGADRKLAKKVRAASALKAGSERDELLHSARKQAKRLRYAAEAVAPLYGNDAARLVEQAQIAQELLGTHQDATIARRLLGDWGTAAQAQGAPTAFTLGVLLGLEECRARMAERDFFDAWPAISAARHRRWIR from the coding sequence ATGGTCAACGGAATCCGCGAGATCGAGCGCAAGTTCTCGGTCGAACCGACCTTTGTGCTCCCGAAGTTGGGGGAGGTTGCGGGCGTCGCCACCGCGCGCACCCGCAAGACCGTCAGCCTGGAGGCCGTCTACTACGACAGCGACGATCTCCGATTGGCCCGTAACAAGATCACGATACGGCGTCGGACCGGTGGGGCGGACGCCGGATGGCACCTCAAGCTGCCCGTCCGGGTGGGGGAGCGGGACGAGCTCCAGCTCCCGCTCGACGCGGGCGTGGGCGTGGGCGTGGGGGCGGAGGGCCCGCGGTACAGCCCTCCCGCGGAGTTCGTCGATCTGGTGTCGGTCCATCTGCGCGGCGCCGAGCCGCGGCCGGTCGCCAGGCTGCGGACACTGCGGACAGCGCGCCGACTGCGGGACACGGTCGGAGTCGACCTGGCCGAGGTCGTCGATGACCAGGTCTCCGCGCAGACCCTGGGGGAGACGACGGTACTGAGCAGCTGGCGGGAGATCGAGGTCGAACTCGTCAACGGCGGGCCCGAGGTGCTCGACGAGGTCGCCGGTCTGCTCACGGCCGCGGGCGCCACCCCGGCGGCGGACTCCTCGAAGCTCGCGCGGGTCCTGGGTGAGGCGCTGGCCGCCGGCCCCGGGCCGGACGTTCCTTCGCCGCCGCGCAAGCCACGACGCGGGACGCCGGCGGGCGAGGTGGTACGGGCCTACCTGATCGAACAGGCACGTGCCCTGCTCGCGGCCGATCCGCGGGTGCGGCTCGACGAGCCCGAGGCGGTCCACAAGATGCGCGTCGCCTGCCGTCGGGCCCGCAGCACCCTGCGGACGTTCGCGCCGCTGTTCCCGCCCGAGAGAGCGCTCTTCCTGGACGGCGAGCTGCGGGACCTCGCCGGCGCGCTCTCCGGCGCCCGCGACGCCGAGGTCCAGGCCGCCTATTTCGAGACCCGCCTGGCGGAGCTGCCCACCGAGCTGGTCGCGGGGCCCGTGCGCAAGACGGTCACCGCGCACCTCGGCGCCGGCACGGCCAACGGCCGGGCGGAGGCGTTGGCCATGTTGCGCAGTGACCGGTACTTCGCGCTCGTCTCCAACCTGCTCACCCTACTGCGGGGCCCGCTCACCCCCGCGGCGGCCCGTCCGGCCGGCAAGGCCCTCCCCGATCTGCTGCTCGGCGCCGACCGGAAGCTGGCGAAGAAGGTCCGTGCCGCGAGCGCCCTGAAGGCCGGCTCGGAACGGGACGAACTGCTGCATTCCGCCCGCAAGCAGGCCAAGCGGTTACGGTACGCGGCGGAAGCCGTCGCACCGCTGTACGGGAATGACGCGGCGCGGCTGGTCGAGCAGGCCCAGATCGCGCAGGAGCTGCTCGGAACCCATCAGGACGCCACCATCGCGCGCAGGCTGCTGGGGGACTGGGGGACGGCAGCGCAGGCCCAGGGCGCCCCCACCGCGTTTACTCTGGGTGTCCTGCTGGGCCTGGAGGAGTGCCGGGCACGCATGGCGGAACGAGACTTCTTCGATGCGTGGCCCGCGATCTCGGCAGCCCGGCACCGTCGCTGGATCCGCTGA
- a CDS encoding cold-shock protein, giving the protein MAQGTVKWFNSEKGFGFISVDGGGSDVFVHYSAIQMDGYKALEEGQRVEFQVTQGQKGPQADAVRVV; this is encoded by the coding sequence GTGGCTCAGGGCACGGTGAAGTGGTTCAACTCGGAGAAGGGCTTCGGCTTCATCTCCGTGGACGGCGGCGGTTCCGACGTCTTCGTTCACTACAGCGCGATTCAGATGGACGGTTACAAGGCACTTGAGGAGGGCCAGCGGGTCGAGTTCCAGGTGACCCAGGGTCAGAAGGGTCCGCAGGCCGACGCCGTCCGCGTCGTCTGA
- a CDS encoding aspartate-semialdehyde dehydrogenase, which produces MTSNEAGRRPTLAVVGATGAVGTVMLSLLDERPGIWGEIRPIASARSAGRTVRVRGADVVVQALAPEVFDGVDVAVFDVPDEVSARWAPVAAAHGAVAVDNSGAFRMDADVPLVVPEVNADQIPTRPRGIIANPNCTTLSMIVAVGALHRAFGLESMFAASYQAASGAGQAGIDALYDQLTVVGGTRELGRTAGDVRKAIGEDGLGPFPAPLALNVVPWAGSLKDGGWSSEEFKVRNESRKILGIPDLRVSATCVRVPVITTHAVAVHARFTRPVTADEARTVLLNAPGVAVVDDPSAGEFPTPADVVGTDPTWVGRIRQSPDDPHEVALFLCGDNLRKGAALNTLQIAELLVQDWLYL; this is translated from the coding sequence GTGACGAGCAACGAGGCGGGCCGGCGACCGACGCTCGCAGTGGTGGGGGCGACCGGCGCGGTCGGCACGGTGATGCTGTCGCTGCTCGACGAACGCCCCGGCATCTGGGGAGAGATCCGGCCGATCGCCTCGGCCCGATCCGCGGGACGGACGGTACGGGTGCGCGGCGCGGACGTCGTCGTCCAGGCCCTGGCACCGGAGGTCTTCGACGGCGTGGACGTGGCCGTGTTCGACGTTCCCGACGAGGTCTCCGCCCGGTGGGCACCGGTAGCGGCGGCCCACGGCGCGGTCGCGGTCGACAACTCCGGCGCGTTCCGGATGGACGCCGACGTGCCGCTGGTCGTGCCGGAGGTGAACGCCGACCAGATCCCCACGCGGCCGCGGGGCATCATCGCGAACCCGAACTGCACCACCCTGTCGATGATCGTTGCGGTCGGCGCTCTGCACCGGGCGTTTGGGCTGGAGTCGATGTTCGCGGCCTCCTACCAGGCCGCGAGCGGCGCCGGGCAGGCCGGCATCGACGCCCTCTACGACCAGCTCACCGTCGTCGGTGGCACCCGCGAGCTGGGGCGGACCGCCGGTGACGTGCGTAAGGCCATCGGTGAGGACGGCCTCGGCCCCTTCCCGGCGCCGCTGGCGCTCAACGTCGTGCCCTGGGCCGGTTCACTGAAGGACGGCGGCTGGTCCTCGGAAGAGTTCAAGGTCCGCAACGAGTCCCGCAAGATCCTGGGTATCCCGGATCTGCGGGTGTCGGCTACCTGTGTGCGGGTGCCGGTCATCACCACGCACGCGGTCGCGGTGCACGCCCGCTTCACCCGGCCGGTGACCGCGGACGAGGCGCGCACGGTGCTGCTGAACGCTCCCGGCGTCGCCGTCGTCGACGATCCGTCAGCCGGCGAGTTCCCGACCCCGGCCGACGTCGTCGGAACGGACCCGACCTGGGTCGGCCGAATCCGGCAGTCGCCGGACGACCCGCACGAGGTCGCGCTGTTCCTCTGCGGGGACAACCTGCGCAAGGGCGCCGCGTTGAACACCCTGCAGATCGCCGAACTTCTCGTGCAGGATTGGCTGTACCTTTAA
- a CDS encoding aspartate kinase — MALLVAKFGGSSVADADRIKRVAERIVENRRAGNDVVVVVSAMGDTTDELLDLAEQVSPLPPARELDMLLTAGERISMALLAMAITTLGAEARSFTGSQAGVITDSVHGKARIIDVTPGRIRAALDSGAIAIVAGFQGVSQDTKDITTLGRGGSDTTAVALAAALGADACEIYTDVDGVFTADPRIVPDARRIDTISYEEMLEMAACGAKVLMLRCVEYARRYSVPVHVRSSFSAKPGTWVTEIPEEQLVEQAIIRGVAHDLSEAKVTVVGCPDKPGVAAAVFRAVADTDVNLDMIVQVGSVAGSGRTDISFTLPKADGRTALTALTKVQSEIGFERTLYDDHIGKLSLIGAGMKSHPGVSARFFGSLADAGVNVEIISTSEIRISVVVRDTDLPLAVRAVHGAFDLGDPNGGAIVYAGTGR; from the coding sequence ATGGCGCTCTTGGTCGCGAAGTTCGGTGGGTCCTCCGTTGCCGACGCGGACCGCATCAAACGAGTCGCTGAGCGAATCGTGGAGAACCGGCGGGCCGGCAACGACGTCGTCGTGGTGGTCAGCGCGATGGGTGACACCACCGACGAACTTCTCGATCTGGCCGAACAGGTCTCGCCGCTTCCGCCCGCCCGGGAGCTCGACATGCTGCTCACCGCCGGTGAGCGAATCTCGATGGCGCTGCTGGCCATGGCGATCACCACCCTCGGCGCCGAAGCCCGCTCGTTCACCGGCTCCCAGGCCGGAGTCATCACCGACTCGGTGCACGGCAAGGCGCGCATCATCGACGTTACCCCCGGGCGGATCCGCGCCGCCCTGGACTCCGGCGCCATCGCGATCGTCGCGGGCTTCCAGGGTGTGAGCCAGGACACGAAGGACATCACCACGCTCGGTCGAGGCGGCTCGGACACGACCGCGGTGGCGCTCGCTGCCGCGCTGGGAGCGGACGCCTGCGAGATCTACACCGATGTAGACGGCGTGTTCACCGCCGACCCGCGCATCGTCCCCGACGCCCGCCGCATCGACACGATCTCTTATGAGGAGATGCTGGAGATGGCGGCGTGCGGCGCGAAGGTCCTCATGCTGAGGTGCGTCGAGTACGCCCGCCGTTACAGCGTCCCCGTGCATGTCCGATCGTCCTTCTCTGCGAAGCCGGGCACGTGGGTCACCGAGATTCCGGAGGAACAGCTCGTGGAACAGGCCATCATCCGTGGGGTCGCGCACGACCTCAGCGAGGCGAAGGTGACGGTCGTCGGATGCCCGGACAAGCCCGGGGTGGCGGCGGCGGTGTTCCGGGCCGTGGCGGACACCGACGTCAACCTGGACATGATCGTTCAGGTCGGCTCGGTCGCCGGGTCGGGGCGGACGGATATCTCGTTCACCCTGCCCAAGGCGGATGGACGTACCGCGCTCACCGCGCTCACGAAGGTCCAAAGCGAGATCGGCTTCGAGCGCACCCTCTACGACGACCACATCGGCAAGCTGTCGCTGATCGGCGCGGGGATGAAGTCGCACCCGGGGGTGTCCGCCCGGTTCTTCGGCTCCCTCGCCGACGCGGGGGTCAACGTCGAGATCATCTCCACCTCTGAGATTCGCATCTCAGTAGTGGTGCGCGACACCGACCTCCCGCTCGCCGTGCGGGCCGTGCACGGCGCCTTCGACCTGGGTGACCCGAACGGCGGGGCGATCGTGTACGCGGGAACCGGACGATGA
- a CDS encoding TerD family protein: MAVSLAKGGNVSLTKQAAEAGTPQLTALNVGLGWDARTTTGTDFDLDASAIGVRADGKVLNDGYFVFFNNLASPEGAITLTGDNLTGQGEGDDESVIINLALVPVDIDRIIVPVSIYDAVNRNQNFGQVRNAYIRVVDQGGNELVRYDLSEDYSTETVVIFGEVYRNGADWKFRAVGQGHNDLGGLARDHGVNI, translated from the coding sequence ATGGCAGTCAGCCTTGCCAAGGGCGGCAACGTCAGCCTCACGAAGCAGGCCGCCGAGGCCGGCACCCCCCAGCTCACCGCGTTGAACGTCGGGCTCGGATGGGACGCCCGCACGACCACCGGGACCGATTTCGACCTGGACGCCTCTGCCATCGGCGTCCGGGCGGACGGCAAGGTCCTCAACGACGGCTACTTCGTCTTCTTCAACAACCTCGCGTCCCCCGAGGGGGCGATCACGCTCACCGGTGACAACCTGACCGGACAGGGAGAGGGGGACGACGAGTCCGTTATCATCAACCTTGCACTGGTTCCAGTCGACATTGACCGGATTATCGTTCCGGTTTCCATCTACGACGCGGTGAACCGGAACCAGAACTTCGGCCAGGTGCGCAACGCCTACATCCGCGTGGTCGACCAGGGCGGAAACGAGCTGGTCCGCTACGATTTGTCCGAGGACTACTCCACCGAAACCGTCGTCATCTTCGGTGAGGTCTACCGCAACGGCGCCGACTGGAAGTTCCGCGCCGTCGGCCAGGGCCACAATGACCTTGGTGGTCTGGCTCGTGATCATGGCGTCAACATCTGA